From the genome of Pseudomonas sp. Teo4, one region includes:
- the fliH gene encoding flagellar assembly protein FliH, with the protein MSTTEHPSDLIRARDLEGVDVWALPSFDPEPEPEPEPEPEVIEEEVEEVPLEEVQPLTLEELEAIRQEAYNEGFATGEREGFHSTQLKVRQEAEEALAVKLASLEQLMGNLLEPIAEQDTQIEKTLVHLVAHMTRQVIGRELRTDSSQITQVLREALKLLPMGADNIRIHLNPQDFELAKALRERHEESWKLLEDEALLPGGCRIETAHSRIDATMETRIEKAVTQLFDQLHDQSLHPAAPDLSVELGDHDAP; encoded by the coding sequence ATGTCCACCACTGAACACCCCAGCGACCTGATCCGCGCCCGCGACCTCGAGGGCGTCGATGTCTGGGCGCTGCCCAGCTTCGACCCAGAGCCGGAGCCCGAGCCTGAACCTGAACCCGAAGTCATCGAGGAAGAGGTCGAAGAGGTGCCGCTGGAGGAAGTCCAGCCGCTGACCCTCGAAGAACTTGAGGCGATCCGTCAGGAGGCCTACAACGAAGGCTTCGCCACCGGCGAGCGCGAGGGCTTTCACAGCACTCAGCTCAAGGTGCGTCAGGAGGCTGAGGAAGCCCTGGCGGTGAAGTTGGCCAGCCTGGAGCAGCTGATGGGCAACCTGCTCGAGCCGATTGCCGAGCAGGACACGCAGATCGAGAAAACCCTGGTGCACCTGGTCGCGCACATGACTCGCCAGGTGATCGGTCGCGAACTGCGCACCGATTCCAGTCAGATCACCCAGGTGCTGCGCGAGGCGCTCAAGCTGTTGCCCATGGGCGCCGACAACATTCGCATTCACCTCAACCCCCAGGATTTCGAGCTGGCCAAGGCCCTGCGCGAACGTCACGAAGAAAGCTGGAAGCTGCTGGAGGATGAAGCGCTCCTGCCGGGTGGCTGCCGTATCGAAACGGCCCACAGTCGCATCGATGCGACCATGGAGACGCGCATCGAGAAGGCTGTGACGCAGCTGTTCGACCAGTTGCACGACCAGTCGCTGCATCCGGCAGCGCCGGACCTCAGCGTCGAGCTGGGCGACCACGATGCGCCTTGA